The Microcystis panniformis FACHB-1757 region ATTAAGGATATAGTCCTCTATAAAGGCGAACAAGAGGTAAAAACCGATGAAACCGACCCAGAAGCGCAGGATTTAGACCAAGAATGAACCCCTTCGTCAATTATCGACGCTGTATTAGCTGCCGTCTCTTCGCCCCGAAAGAATCCTTTTGGCGAATTGTCCGACTACACCCGTCCGGACAGATACAATTAGATCAAGGAATGGGAAGAGCTGCCTATATCTGTCCGCAACCTAACTGCCTGCAATTAGCCCGGCAAAAAAATCGTCTCGGACGGGCCCTAAAAGCCAATATTCCCGAAACGCTCTATGAATCCTTGCAAGAGCGCCTCGGGACTGCCAAGCAAGGTCGTTCAAATCAGGATTAAAATTGACGATCATAGCCACAAAATCGTTAGCATGGAAAGGGGGCAGTCCTGACAGGATCAAAAAATCAGCCAACTTATAGGATCACTAACACTTTAGCCGGGGGATAATGGATGAGTAACGCGAAAGTCAGAATTTACGATTTATCAAAAGAATTGAATCTAGACAACAAAGACATTTTGGACATCTGTGACCAGTTGAACATCGAGTACAAGAGCCACAGTAGCACGATCAGCGAAGAGGATGCCCAACGCATCAAAGCAATCGCTGCGAAGGGATTGGCCTCGAGTACCAGTAAAAATAGCACGGGTCAGCGAGAATCGGCTAGTCCTGCCGAAGAAAAAAAACAAAAGATTTTAGCCCTGCATAAACACAACCGCCCCGAAACTGGCGAAGAAGGGGAAATCTATCCCGGGCCTGCCGGGTCCTCAGCTAAACCGACTTTAATCAGTCCTCCCCGTCCCCCAGTTAAACCCCTCGTTGCTCCCCCAGGGCGCGACGGTGCGGCCGAAAAAACTCCCCCCACCGAGCAGAAAAATGGAGCTACCGCCACTGCTGCACAGATGCTATCTCAGTCCGCCAGTGTGAAAGAAACCCCGACCGAAACCCCGCTAGTGCCAGAAGCAGCCCCCACCTTAATCGCCCCACCTAATCGACCTTCCCTCACCCCGAAACCACGCCCGGGCAGCACCTCGGGCCGGCCAGAACCCCGATCTAAAAATGCCCCCGGCGGTAACGACAGGCCCCGGGGAGAAAAACGCGAGCGCGGCGAGAGCGAAAACGCCCCTAGCCCTGAGCGCAGGGCTGGCTTGGTTAAACCAGAAAAACCGACCCTCAACCGCAAACCCGACGGAAAAAGCCCGAAACTGGCGGAACCAACTAGAGAAGTGCGGGAGACGGTGGAATTGAAGCGCCCGGTTCGCCCTGGTATGCCCGCTAAAATCTCGGCTACTGGCGAGGAAGAAACCGACACCACCAAGAAATCTGGTGTTGATGGCACAGAAATCGATACAGATACCGGATTGCTCGGAGCAGACGGGCCCAAAAAACTCAAACGACCGACCATGCCCCCTCGCATGGCTAAAAAATCTAGCTGGGAAGAGGAAGAAGAAGAAGAGAAAAAAGCGGCCAAAACTGCCAAAACTGCTGGCAAAAACAAACGCCGCACCCAAGCTCTCTTTGAAGATGATGATGATCTAGAATCGGAACTATCCGGGTTAATCAATAGCCCCAGTTTTACCCTTTCCACTGCTCGTCCCCCCAAACCGCCCAGCGCTAAAGCTGCCACCCCTGGCACCCCAACAGCAGTCAAAGTTAAGCGGCCCAGTAAACCAACCGCCCACACCGGCAGTCCGAAAAGCGAGCGCCAAGAACCCCAAGAGGAAAAACGCCCAGAAAGCATCATCATCACCGGCAGTCTCACCGTGCGCGACCTCTCGGAATTGATGAAAGTCCCGGAAACCGAGATCATCAGAACCCTATTTTTTAAAGGGATGGCGGTGAATATCACCCAAACTCTCGACGTGGACACGATCGAAATGATCGCCAGGGACTTCGAGATGACCGTGGAAACCCCCAGCACCCAGTCGGCGGCGATCAAAACCACGGAGATGATCGATGTCTCCGACTGGGAAAGTCTCCAGCGTCGTCCCCCCGTCGTCACCATTATGGGTCACGTTGACCACGGCAAAACCACCCTCCTCGACTCGATCCGCAAAACCAAAGTCGCCCAGGGGGAAGCCGGCGGCATCACCCAGCACATCGGTGCTTACCACGTCGATGTGGAACATAACGGCAAACCGGAACAGATTGTCTTTTTGGATACCCCCGGTCACGAAGCTTTTACCGCCATGCGCGCCCGTGGGGCGAGAGTCACCGATATAGCGGTACTGGTGGTGGCCGCCGATGATGGTGTACAACCCCAAACGAAAGAGGCAATTAGTCACGCCAGGGCCGCCGAAGTCCCCATCGTGGTGGCGATTAACAAAGTCGATAAACCTTCTGCTAACCCCGACCGGATTAAACAGGAATTGACCGAACAGGGACTGGTGGCCGAAGATTGGGGCGGTGAGACGATCATGGTTCCCGTTAGCGCCCTGCGGGGTGAAAATCTCGATAATCTGCTGGAAATGATCCTCTTGGTGGCAGAAGTGGAGGAATTGGTCGCTAACCCCGACCGCTTGGCGAAGGGAACCGTCATCGAAGCTAACCTCGATCGCACCAAAGGCCCCGTGGCTACCCTGCTCGTCCAGAATGGCACTCTCCGCGTCGGTGATAGCATCGTCGCCGGTTCCGTTTTCGGCAAAATTCGGGCTATGATCGATGATCGCGGTCAAAAAGTCGAAGCGGCCACCCCCTCCTTCGCCGTGGAAATCCTCGGTCTCAGTGATGTGCCGGCCGCTGGCGATGAATTCGATGTCTATGAAAGTGAAAAAGAGGCCCGGGCGATTGCCGATCAACGGGCGATCGAACGACGCAACACCCGTTTACAACAGGCCCTCTCTTCTCGTCGCGTTAGCCTTAGCACCCTCTCTATCCAAGCTCAAGAAGGACAACTCAAGGAACTTAATCTCATCCTCAAGGCAGATGTGCAAGGTTCCGTCGAGGCCATCCTCGGTGCGCTCAAACAGTTACCCCAAAACGAAGTGCAGATTCGCGTTCTCCTCGCCTCTCCAGGGGAAATCACCGAAACCGATGTGGATCTGGCCGCCGCTAGTGGTGCGGTGGTGGTGGGCTTTAATACCACCCTTGCCAGTGGTGCGCGCGCATCCGCCGATCGGGAAGGGGTCGATATCCGCGATTACAATATCATCTACAAGCTTCTCGATGATATTCAAGGGGCGATGGAAGGTCTTCTCGACCCCGAAGAAGTGGAAGAACACCTCGGTTTTGCCGAAGTGCGTGCCGTCTTCACCGTCGGTCGTGGGGCCGTGGCGGGCTGTTATGTCCAATCAGGTAAACTGGTGCGGAATCGCTTCCTGCGGGTGCGTCGCGGCAAGGAAATTGTTTATCAGGGAGTTCTTGATTCCCTCAAACGGATGAAGGAAGATGCCCGGGAAGTAGCTACCGGTTTCGAGTGCGGTGTCGGTGTTTCTAAATTCAATGACTGGAAAGAAGGCGACATTATCGAAGCCTACGAAATGGTCATGAAACGTCGCACTTTATCCAGTTAATTAGACTTGAACCGTCGGGAGTCGGGAGTCAGTTATCAGTTATCAGTTATCAGTTATCAGTTATCAGTTATCAGTTATCAGTTATCAGTTATCAGTCATAATTCATAATTCCCCCACTCCCCCACTCCCCCACTCCCCTGCTCCCCCACTCCCCCATCTCCCCACTTCCCTCTATGAAATCAGAACCTTTTTTGTGGATTCATCTGGCGGGGTTAGCGGCCTTGCCAATCTTTTTACAAATCGCTTGGATTGGTTTAGCTGTGGGCGATCCCTTGCCTTTTCTTTGGCTAGAATGGCTATTTCTAGGAGCGATCGCTATCATACCCGTCTTTTGGATGCAGTGGACAAAACCTTTTGATATTTTTAGTCTTTTGTTGGTTGCTCTGAAACCGAGTCAACTCACCCCCGAACAGTTAAAAATTCTCTCTCTTTTTAAACGTCCTCGCCATCGTCTTCTTACTCTTTTGGGAGTCGTCCTCTTAATTCTCATCACTTGGCCAATCTACAATTTTGCCCCTCTAGCGGCTGCCGTGGCCGCCTATCTCCCCCAATGGCGGCTTTTAGGTTTAGTAATCGCTGCGATCGCTCTCCTCTTAAGTCACCTATTTCTACAGGTTCCTCTGAGTGTTCTGGGGGTTTTAGCCACTAAGGAAAGTGACTGGACAGCCACCGAAGCTTTAGTTATTGAGCGCATTCCTGAGTTATTTACCATTGTTGGTCTAAAAGTTAATAAAATTATCTAAATTAGCTAAAATGCCGCCAATTTATGCTAGGAATGTAGGATCGAGCGCCCGTTTAAGGGTTGAATATTCCTCGCATTACTCGGAAAAATCGCGACCAATTGTTGCAGTTGTTGGGGAGAAATTTCGATCGCATTTTGCCAGACTAACCAGAGAACATCCTCGCTACAGGGAGGAGTGGACAAAGACCCCCGATATTCATAGAAACCGCTATTTTCTGGCAGTAAAAGCCCAGCATTGACCCAAGTATCGGGGATAATCATTTCAGGAGAAGGTTCTTGGGGCAAATAAGCCCAAATCGTTTGTAAATAGGGATTAAAAGCGCCGATTTCGGCTAAGATACCCACAACTGCTAAATTTCCCTTCCCATTTCGATGCACTAAATGAATTTCTAGAGGGAAAGACTGACCTTTAATCTGATGTTCGCTGGGATGATGAAAATGAAACTGCAACAAATCCCAGTTTTCGCCGTGAAAACTCATGTTTCCACCTTTTTCGGTCTGAACTAAGATTGTACGACCGTTATGGCGAATTTTTAAGGGTACAGGACGATAATTAAAGGTGGGTTGGTATAGCTCTTTTTCAGTCACTATACTCAGATCGATCGGTGTTTGTTGCTTTCCCGTGGTGCAGAGACAATAATTCCTTGATAATTCGCCCCAATGGTCAATATTTTGATAATTCCAAGTAAATTCTGGATTAATAGCCCCAAAAAGAGCGTGAGAGCCAATAAATTGCAGTAATTCTCGTCTATACATGGTATTAAATCCAGCAATCATCAGATAATTAGGGTTTGCTGAAAAAGTTTTTCCTGGGGGCAGGGTGTAGGGTGTAGGGTGTAGGGTGTAGGGTGTGGGGTGTGGGGTGTGGGGTGTGGGGTGTAGGGTGTGGGGTGTGGGGTGTAGGGTGTAGGGAGAATAAATAAAATAATCTCCTATCTCCTGACTCCTGACTCCTGACTCCTCAAAACCTAAGACTCTGTACCTCACAACTATGGAAATTGCTATAATCGGCTCACATCAGACTTTAAACCTCTAGCTTGATGATGAGTTTTCTGATCAATATCTTTTTGTGGTTCGTGTCCGACTTACTCAAATATCAGTGTAACACAGAACAAAATCACCTCTGCGCCTGTATTGCCTTGTCCTAGTTGTGGTTCTCACCATACCATCAAGAATGGTTCTATTGATAAGGGGAAACCCAAACGTTAATGTTAAGAATGTGGTGGCCAGTTTGTCAGCAATCCCACTACTAAAACTTTATGAACACACCCGAATTAGCCATTGCTACCGTTGGTTTAACCAAACAATTTGACCGCCATGGGGCTGTTAATCAAGTGGATTTACAGATTGAAGCGGGGGAAGTTTACGGGTTAATCGGTCCAAATGGAGCGGGAAAAACCACTTTAATTAGGATGTTAGCGGCAGCGGAAGAACCGACAACGGGAGAAATATATCTGCACGGAGAACGTCTTTTAAGAGATGAGAGTAATCCCCGTCTGAAAAGAAATTTAGGTTATCTACCCGATAATTTTCCCCTCTACGATGACCTAAATGTCTGGAATTATCTGGATTATTTTGCCCGTCTTTATCATATCCCTCGCTCCCAACGTCATCGCCGCATTTATGAGGTTCTAGAACTGGTACAATTAACCAATAAAAGCCATAATTTGATCGCTACTTTGTCCCGGGGGATGAAACAACGTTTAAGTTTAGCCCGAACGATTATTCATGAACCTTTAATTTTACTTCTCGATGAACCAGTTTCTGGATTAGACCCGATCGCTCGCCTACAATTTCGTGAGATTATTAAAGTCTTACAATCGGCAGGTATGACTATTTTAATTTCTTCCCATGTCCTTAGTGATTTAGCGGAACTTTGTAGTTCTGTGGGTATAATGGAATTAGGTTATCTAGTGGAAAGTACCTCTTTAGAGGAATTAAATCAACGTCTAGCCGGTCAATACTTGCAGATTACGACTCTAGGCAATTTAGAAGCCTTAGAAACCGCTCTTAAGCAATGTGTTTTTGTGGAAAGTTGGCAAAGAATTATTAATACTAATACTCTCCGGGTTAAATTTACGGGAACCCTAGAAGATAGTGCCGAATTGTTGAAATCTTTAGTCGTTTCTGGTCTGAACTTAAGCGAGTTTTATACTTGCCGCGAAGATTTAGAAACTATTTTCCTAAAACTGGGACATCGACAGGCATCTTAAGGGGAAATAATAATTTTAAATCTGGGATAGTAACTTTTCGACTAATTTAATTTGCTCCTGACTAAAACCAGCTTCCTTCAGGTGTGCCAGAAACCATTTTTGTCGATAACGACTGTCTAAATTCCTAGCCTTTCTATAGGTATCCTGCGCTTTTTTACTATCACCTTTATCTAAATAAATCATTGCCAAAGCCACAAGAGGATGGGGATTATTTGGCTCTAATTTAACTGCTTTTTTAGCGTTATTAATAGCTGAATCAAAATCTTTGAGGCGATGATAGGCGAGGGATAAATTATAGTAGGCGATTTCATTATCGGGTTTTAAATTAGCGGCTTTAGTATGAGTGACTACGGCTTTTTCAAGATGACCACCGACAAGATAAACAATTCCTAAAGCATTATAAGCAGCCACATGATCGGGAGCAATTTTAATCGTTTCCTCTAGGGTTGTTTGTGCCGCTAAAGGTTGTTTAGCGAGGTGTTGTGTCCAACCTAAAATTACTCTCCCGTCTAGATGATTGGGGTTTAACTGTACCGATTTTTTTAAAGCCTCAATACTTTTGACAAAATCTCCCTGTTGACGATACTGTAATCCCAATTGACGATAACGATTAGCAGCTTTAATGTCTGATGCGGAAATAATCGGACTGGGAGAAGGAGAAATGATTATCTTAGCCGTCGGTTCTTTTTTAATAGGAGAGGGGGGACTACAGCCCCAAAAAACCGGGGAACTAAAGATGATCAAGATAGTCAGGATTCGATAACTATTCATGGGACAATTAATACCAGTCCAATTGTTAAGGGTGTCATCAAATTATGAATTATTCCCCTGAATCCGTGCAACGGCTGCTCGATTCCAATGATTATGGCGATCGCTTATCGGGAGTTAATCAACTGCGTTATTTAGCCCCAGAAATCGCCTTCGAGATGTTACAGCCTTTGATTAACGATAGTAACGCCAGGGTGCGTTATTCGGCGGTAAGTCAGTTAGATATCCTCGGTCGTCAGAATCCTGATCTGGCCTTAACTATTCTACGCGATCGTTTGTTGCATGATCCGGAAGCAGATGTGAAAGCGGCCGCGGCCGATGCGATCGGGGGGTTAAAATTAACGGCAGCCTACGATGATCTGGTGGCTGTCTATCAACAATCCTCCGACTGGTTAATTCAATTTAGCATTGTGGCCGCTTTGGGCGAATTGGGGGAACCCCGGGGCTTTGAACTGCTGGAAATCGCCCTTAACTCCGATAATGAATTGGTAAAAACGGCCGCCGTCAGTGCTTTTGGGGAACTAGGCGACCCTCGCGCCGTCTCTTTACTCGTTCCCTTGGCTAATGATGATGACTGGCAACTGCGCTATCGTCTCGCTCAAGCTTTAGGCCGCTTAGGGGGGCAAGATGCGATCGCTGTTTTGACCCAGTTAACCGGCGACAAGAGCGCCCAAGTCGCCCAAGAGGCCCGCAATAATCTCGTTCAAGGGTGATGCAGAATAGTTGATTTTTGTCAATACCATTTACAATAAATTTTAATTAAGAATCGTTAACAAAGGTAAAGCGATGAAACAATTTACCCGTTTAATCTTGCTCGTCGGTCTTCTCGCGGGGGGCTGTTTCTCTGCATCAATTGCGATCGCTGATAATCCGGCGGGGGCAATCGTGAGCAAGGATTCACAGGTTAACGAACTACTGCGTCAAGCGCGGCAATTGGTCAAAAATGGCAATTATGGGGAAGCTATAGCCATTTACGAGCGGGCGGCAGCCCTTGATGGCAATAATGCCAAAATTTTCTCTGGGATTGGCTTTTTACAAACGCGGCAAGGGGATTATAACGCCGCCGCCCAAGCATACCAAAAAGCTTTAAGTCTCGATCCGAGTAATCCCGACTTTTTCCATGCTCTCGGTTATAGTTTGGCTAATATCGGCGATTATGACAATGCAGCCACCGCTTACTACTACGCTATCCAAATAGAACCGAAAAACGTCCAACACTACCTCGGTTTAGGGGTGGTATTATTACGGCAAAAAAACTATGCAAAAGCGGGCGAAGTTTACCAATGGGTTTTAGCTCTCGACCCCAATAATCAGCAAGCCCACGAAATCATGGGTAAGGCTTTGATTGAACAGAATAAAACCAGCGAAGCCCTCGATTTTCTCCAAAAATCCCTGCAAAGATTCCCTAACAATAGTGAATTAAGATTGCAACTGGCCAGCCTTTTGCTTAAACAGGGCGATTTAAATGGCGGAACCCAAATTTTAAAAGAAATAGAGCGACAAAGTGCCGGAAATTTTTTAATTCAGCTAAAAATAGGGATTTTACTTGAAAAACAAGAGCGTTTTGACGAGGCTCTTCCCTTTTATCGTCGGGCTGTTTTCCTACAACCCCAATCGTTGGAAGCACAAGCGGGAATCGGTCGCATCCATCTGGCCAGAAAAGATTATCTTGCAGCAATTATCGCCTATCAAGATTTGGCCGAAATTGCCCCCAATAACGCCGATGTCTATCTTAATCTCGGTCGGGCCTACGCGGGCCGGGGACGAAAAAGAGAAGCGGAGGAAGCTTTTAAGCAAGCGCGAGCGGTTTATGTGCTGAAAAATAATCAATCCGGCCTGGAGGAAGTGGATGCCCTGCTGAAGAAGTTGCTTGAGTAAAACCAGATCAGTGATCAGTTTTCAGATTTGAGTTTTCAGATTTGAGTTTTCAGATTTGAGTTTTTAGTTCACTGATGCGATCACGGCAAAAAGCTCTTTTCTCCCAACTCTAGCCCAGTCTTAAGGAGTGATTTAGATAGTCAATAGTTTATTCCCAATCGATCGGCAGCCATTGATTATCTAAAACCTGTTCGAGATTAAAAATTATCTGACTGGGTAAACCGCCAGGGGATAAACCCATTTTTTTCCGGACGGCCTCTAAAGCTGTATGGTAGGATGGCTCAAAAATCTCCCGAAGATAGGGCTTTAAACTAGGGCTATCCTCCAGTAAATCTTGAATTTCTGCCCGAAAATTATTGATTTCTCCATTCCAATGATTGCCATTCCGGTCTCTTTCCGATTGCCAGTAAGTTAATTTTAGTAAATGTTCTAGGAGACGAGTTAAAAGACTTTTGAGCGCGTGTCTTTCACTTCTCCCCATCGATTCAATCTCCTCAATTAAGTTGTCTAAATCCACCTCGGCAAACTGGCCTTTTTTTAATTGTTCTGCCGTGGTTTTTAGCCAGAGATAAAAATCTTCTTCGTATAATGTTAGGGTCGCTGTTTCTGTCGCTCTAGTCATGACGGAACTGCCACAGATGAAAAGTAATCGGGATTCTATATTATACAATTTTCAGACTGGTGAGGTACAAAGTCTCTCAAGGCTGAGGACTGACGTTCAAAAAGATCGCACTGCATTGATTGAGTGCGATCGCTTTTAGTGATCGATTTTTAAGTAGCGAATTTCTGAGTCAGATTCCTACTTTAATAATTTGCGCGTCAAAGCCGAACCTGCACCCAAAACACCGATGGCAAGTAAGCCTAAGACGGAAGCTGGCTCAGGAACACGCCCTGTATCAGGACGCTGAAGGTAATCTACAGAAAGAGCCTCAATCAAGAAGGTGTCCCCTGGTGTCTTGGGAATCAAGTTGATAGTCGATTTCAGTGTCCCTAGTACCCCATCATAAACTCCAATTGATGAGTTATAGACATTTGAGACGTAAAAATCGGTACCATCGTAGGCAATACCAGTTGCAGCAGCTGGAGCAGTAATGAAAGCTGCTTGCAGGAGATTGCCATTAGTATCGTAAATATCATAGACACCGCAGGCATCGCAGCGGTTGCTAATTAGTTTGCCATTGAAGTACTCCAGACCATCCATATAGTCGGCGAGTAGTATGGGTAAACGTGGCACTATGCCATAGTCAATAATTTTTTCCGTGGTTGGCTGCAGTTGAATTTTGGCTAAACAATGAAACCAAATTTGACTAACTAAAACTATTAAGGCCCCCCATCCTATCCAGAGGACGGCCAAATAAAAGCCCGATAATTCTAAAACAATTGTACTAACTGTGACAATAAAAAAGCGATCGAGGCGAGGATCGCTGATTTTTTGCTGAAATTGGGCAATTTCTGCCAAGTCCACCGCCGCCATGCGTGCCTGTTCCATACACATCCCCAGGATACCTAGGGCAAGAATGGGAGCGGATAGGTTTTCCGGTGGGAAGATTTGGGAGATTATGCCTAAACTAGCCGGAAAAAACAGATGAACGTAGGTTGGGTTGAAGCATGAAACCCAACGCCCGCATGGGTTACGCTACCGCTAACCCATCCTACAAATAATTGTGCCTCCCTACTTAGGGCAAGAATAGCAGCGGATAGGTTTTCTGGTGAAAAGATTTGGGAGATTATGCCTAAACTAGCCGGAAAAAACCGTAAAAAAAGGATCGTTCGTCTCATCTATTCGGGGTGGGGTCAGATTAAGATAAGAAATGCTCTTGACTTGATCATTTCTGTAATGTCTTGTTTGCCTCCTTTTCAAAATGCTCTCCTTCTCACCCAAGCTTTAACCCATCGTTCCTATGTCAATGAACAGTCCCAATTGACGGAAAATAACGAGCGCCTAGAATTTTTGGGCGATGCGATTTTAGCTTTTTTGGTGGGCGAACTATTGTATCAAAAATATCCCGCCATGAACGAGGCCGAATTAACTCGTTTGCGGTCAAATTTGGTCAAAGAAGAACAATTAGCGCAATTGGGCATTGAAATCGGCCTGGGGGAGTTAATGCGTTTGGGTAAGGGGGCAATTAAAGATCGGGGGCGATCAAATCCTACCCTATTAGCGGACACTTTTGAAGCGATAATTGGGGCTTATTATCTAGATTCGGGGTTAAATGCGGTTAAAAACTATCTGCACGGGCTTTTTATCCCTGTAGCCTCTCATTTAGTCTCTCAACAATCGGAATCGCCATCTTTTATCGATGCCAAAAATCTCTTTCAACAGTGGGCGCTGGCTAATTTCGCCTCTAATCCAGAATATGCGATCATTGATGTTACAGGACCGCCCCACGCTAGGGAATTTACTGCTGAAGTGCGGGTTAATAACCTTCTCTACGGTACAGGTAAAGGTAAACGGAAACAGGATGCCACCAAAGCGGCTGCCGAAGATGCCTTAAAGCGCTGTCAATGGCAATAATAAATAGGGCCAAACCTACTTATCTTAGGGGCCACCAATTAACTTTATCTCTGGTGGCACTGTAAACTTCTTTTAAACCCTCGGCATCCAGTACCCGAATTAAATCCCCCGTCGATTCTGAGGCAATTAATCCCACGGTTTGCAATCCTTTTAATACCTGTTCGACGGTGCGTTGATTGAGTTGACAAGCGCGAGCAATCACATCGACGGATAAATCAAAAGTATAGATATTTTCGGCACTCGGTTGACTGCCTAATTCTCTTTCTTGATAGATTAAAGCTCTCAGTAAAGTGGCTACAGCTTGGGGTGGATAGCTACTGCAATTAAGCAGATGATACTCGAATTTTTGCTGTAATTCAAATAAAAAACAGTACCGTTGACGAAAACTTTCGTTATCGTTGTAAATCTTTTCTAGTGCCGATAAGGGAATTTTCAGGACGTGGGTAGTTTTATAGGATTCCACCAAACAGGGAAAAGCGCGACTGGCTAAACCATAACTAAAGGGTAAACTCCTCATACCAAAACAGCCACCGGGGTAGGTAATGGCAATAATCCGGTCGAGGGGAGTGCTGCGGACGACGATTACACCCTCATCCAAAATCACATACAAAACATCTAGAAATTCATCGGGTAGAAAAGCCGTATAGACGGGACGATTGGAAAATAGCGTCTCTAGCTTGAGATTGTCGGCATCGAGATACTGACTTAACCAAGCTTCCTCTAGTCCGCGAAAGAGAAAACTCTGGTTAATCAGTTGTTGTAGGAGGGTTGTTTTTTTGGCCTTGACGCTCTTGCCCATAGTCTCAAACCTAGATGTAGCACTGATTTTATCTTCTCACAGTTTCCCTTGTTATCGCCTTATTCCCAATTTGTTTTATAAATGTATTGAAATTTTATTTCCTGTGCTGTAAGATTAAAGCAGACCTGAAAACAGATACAACCTCAGAGTAAAGCTTAGGAGTGCCGCCGATGCAGTCATCCCAGTCTTGTTTATCCCTACTCATGGCAACTGTCTTGACGGGAGGAATGCTGGCATCTTGTACCTCATCCCCCACCAATAGCGGCAATGACAGCCAAAAACCCGTGACTGTGACGCTTGTTTCCTATGCTGTTACCCAAAGCGCCTACGAAAAAATCATTCCCAAATTTGTCGAGGAATGGCAACAAAAAACGGGGCAAAAAGTAACTTTTGAACAGAGTTATGGTGGTTCCGGTTCCCAAACTCGCGCCGTTATCGATGGTTTAGAAGCGGATGTGGTAGCGTTGGCTTTAGCTTTGGATACCAAGAAAATTGAGCAAGCGGGATTAATTCAACCCGGTTGGGAAAAAGAAGCTCCTAATGACTCTATTGTTCATAAATCTGTGGTGGCTTTTGTTCCTCGTGATGCCAATATTAAAATTAATCAATGGTCAGATTTAGCCAAGGATAATATTAAAGTTATTACCGCTAATCCCAAGACTTCCGGCGGAGCGCGCTGGAATTTTCTCGCTCTTTGGGGTTCGGTGACGCAAGCGGGAGGCAGTGAACAAGCGGCGGAAACTTTTGTCGAAAAAGTGTTTAAAAATGCGCCAGTTTTACCTAGAGATGCTCGCGAATCTAGTGATGTATTTTTTAAACAAGGTCAGGGAAATGTGCTAATTAATTACGAAAACGAGATGATTCTCGCTAACC contains the following coding sequences:
- the nblB gene encoding phycobilisome degradation protein NblB yields the protein MNYSPESVQRLLDSNDYGDRLSGVNQLRYLAPEIAFEMLQPLINDSNARVRYSAVSQLDILGRQNPDLALTILRDRLLHDPEADVKAAAADAIGGLKLTAAYDDLVAVYQQSSDWLIQFSIVAALGELGEPRGFELLEIALNSDNELVKTAAVSAFGELGDPRAVSLLVPLANDDDWQLRYRLAQALGRLGGQDAIAVLTQLTGDKSAQVAQEARNNLVQG
- a CDS encoding tetratricopeptide repeat protein; protein product: MNSYRILTILIIFSSPVFWGCSPPSPIKKEPTAKIIISPSPSPIISASDIKAANRYRQLGLQYRQQGDFVKSIEALKKSVQLNPNHLDGRVILGWTQHLAKQPLAAQTTLEETIKIAPDHVAAYNALGIVYLVGGHLEKAVVTHTKAANLKPDNEIAYYNLSLAYHRLKDFDSAINNAKKAVKLEPNNPHPLVALAMIYLDKGDSKKAQDTYRKARNLDSRYRQKWFLAHLKEAGFSQEQIKLVEKLLSQI
- the infB gene encoding translation initiation factor IF-2; this translates as MSNAKVRIYDLSKELNLDNKDILDICDQLNIEYKSHSSTISEEDAQRIKAIAAKGLASSTSKNSTGQRESASPAEEKKQKILALHKHNRPETGEEGEIYPGPAGSSAKPTLISPPRPPVKPLVAPPGRDGAAEKTPPTEQKNGATATAAQMLSQSASVKETPTETPLVPEAAPTLIAPPNRPSLTPKPRPGSTSGRPEPRSKNAPGGNDRPRGEKRERGESENAPSPERRAGLVKPEKPTLNRKPDGKSPKLAEPTREVRETVELKRPVRPGMPAKISATGEEETDTTKKSGVDGTEIDTDTGLLGADGPKKLKRPTMPPRMAKKSSWEEEEEEEKKAAKTAKTAGKNKRRTQALFEDDDDLESELSGLINSPSFTLSTARPPKPPSAKAATPGTPTAVKVKRPSKPTAHTGSPKSERQEPQEEKRPESIIITGSLTVRDLSELMKVPETEIIRTLFFKGMAVNITQTLDVDTIEMIARDFEMTVETPSTQSAAIKTTEMIDVSDWESLQRRPPVVTIMGHVDHGKTTLLDSIRKTKVAQGEAGGITQHIGAYHVDVEHNGKPEQIVFLDTPGHEAFTAMRARGARVTDIAVLVVAADDGVQPQTKEAISHARAAEVPIVVAINKVDKPSANPDRIKQELTEQGLVAEDWGGETIMVPVSALRGENLDNLLEMILLVAEVEELVANPDRLAKGTVIEANLDRTKGPVATLLVQNGTLRVGDSIVAGSVFGKIRAMIDDRGQKVEAATPSFAVEILGLSDVPAAGDEFDVYESEKEARAIADQRAIERRNTRLQQALSSRRVSLSTLSIQAQEGQLKELNLILKADVQGSVEAILGALKQLPQNEVQIRVLLASPGEITETDVDLAAASGAVVVGFNTTLASGARASADREGVDIRDYNIIYKLLDDIQGAMEGLLDPEEVEEHLGFAEVRAVFTVGRGAVAGCYVQSGKLVRNRFLRVRRGKEIVYQGVLDSLKRMKEDAREVATGFECGVGVSKFNDWKEGDIIEAYEMVMKRRTLSS
- a CDS encoding YlxR family protein → MNPFVNYRRCISCRLFAPKESFWRIVRLHPSGQIQLDQGMGRAAYICPQPNCLQLARQKNRLGRALKANIPETLYESLQERLGTAKQGRSNQD
- a CDS encoding carbonic anhydrase — protein: MYRRELLQFIGSHALFGAINPEFTWNYQNIDHWGELSRNYCLCTTGKQQTPIDLSIVTEKELYQPTFNYRPVPLKIRHNGRTILVQTEKGGNMSFHGENWDLLQFHFHHPSEHQIKGQSFPLEIHLVHRNGKGNLAVVGILAEIGAFNPYLQTIWAYLPQEPSPEMIIPDTWVNAGLLLPENSGFYEYRGSLSTPPCSEDVLWLVWQNAIEISPQQLQQLVAIFPSNARNIQPLNGRSILHS
- a CDS encoding ABC transporter ATP-binding protein, whose product is MNTPELAIATVGLTKQFDRHGAVNQVDLQIEAGEVYGLIGPNGAGKTTLIRMLAAAEEPTTGEIYLHGERLLRDESNPRLKRNLGYLPDNFPLYDDLNVWNYLDYFARLYHIPRSQRHRRIYEVLELVQLTNKSHNLIATLSRGMKQRLSLARTIIHEPLILLLDEPVSGLDPIARLQFREIIKVLQSAGMTILISSHVLSDLAELCSSVGIMELGYLVESTSLEELNQRLAGQYLQITTLGNLEALETALKQCVFVESWQRIINTNTLRVKFTGTLEDSAELLKSLVVSGLNLSEFYTCREDLETIFLKLGHRQAS
- a CDS encoding low-complexity tail membrane protein, yielding MKSEPFLWIHLAGLAALPIFLQIAWIGLAVGDPLPFLWLEWLFLGAIAIIPVFWMQWTKPFDIFSLLLVALKPSQLTPEQLKILSLFKRPRHRLLTLLGVVLLILITWPIYNFAPLAAAVAAYLPQWRLLGLVIAAIALLLSHLFLQVPLSVLGVLATKESDWTATEALVIERIPELFTIVGLKVNKII